The following proteins are co-located in the Trichomycterus rosablanca isolate fTriRos1 chromosome 14, fTriRos1.hap1, whole genome shotgun sequence genome:
- the LOC134327019 gene encoding serine/threonine-protein kinase pim-1-like, with protein sequence MLPITRMLKKNPLKETPVKEKLIKEKPLKENPLKETQLKKKLLKENPLKETPLKKKLLKDNPLKENPLKKKLLKENPRKETPLKKKLLKDNPLKENPLKENTVKEKPLKDKPPMEDVKRRRRLTRTRTALRADTPLESCWEREAVVRSTKASVRWTGTRILPTTYRDIIETNPGCTLRRSESLVIPDTTGCFRMSRGVHVSAVAIKYVVKDEHLRFTRIPGETELLPVEVALMRMVSRPPISPYVLKLLEWFDTPERCVLILERPVPCVDLYQLMLEKGRLRMPFARHVMRRVVLAVLHCRDRGVLHRDIKLQNILLNTETLEVKLIDFGCGDLLKDTPYYTYSGTWVYSPPEWITKKKYYGCPATVWSLGVLLFFLVCGRLPFRSKKEITKGQLVYKPGVSHACCHLTEQCLKKKPSKRLTLGQILLHGWFHE encoded by the exons ATGCTCCCAATAACAAGG ATGCTGAAGAAGAACCCACTGAAGGAGACCCCGGTAAAGGAGAAACTGATAAAGGAGAAACCACTAAAGGAGAACCCACTGAAGGAGACCCAGCTAAAGAAGAAACTGCTAAAGGAGAACCCACTGAAGGAGACCCCGCTAAAGAAGAAACTGCTAAAGGACAACCCACTGAAGGAGAACCCGCTAAAGAAGAAACTGCTAAAGGAGAACCCACGGAAGGAGACCCCGCTGAAGAAGAAACTGCTAAAGGACAACCCGCTGAAGGAGAACCCACTGAAAGAGAACACGGTGAAGGAGAAACCGCTAAAGGACAAACCGCCGATGGAGGACGTGAAGAGGAGAAGACGACTGACACGAACCCGGACAGCTTTGAGAGCCGATACACCGTTGGAGAGCTGCTGGGAAAGGGAGGCTGTGGTTCGGTCTACGAAGGCGTCCGTAAGGTGGACGGGAACCAG GATCCTCCCTACAACCTACCGGGACATTATTGAGACAAACCCGGGATGCACACTAAGAAGGTCTGAGTCCCTGGTGATACCGGATACCACAGGATGCTTTCGGATGTCTCGTGGAGTCCACGTGTCGGCG GTTGCCATCAAATACGTGGTGAAGGATGAGCACCTCAGATTTACCAGGATT CCCGGCGAGACAGAGTTGCTCCCCGTCGAGGTGGCCCTGATGCGCATGGTGTCCAGGCCACCCATCAGCCCGTACGTGCTGAAGCTCCTGGAGTGGTTCGACACGCCCGAGCGCTGCGTCCTGATTCTGGAGCGCCCCGTCCCCTGCGTAGACCTCTACCAGCTGATGCTCGAGAAGGGCAGGCTGAGGATGCCATTCGCCCGGCACGTTATGCGGCGGGTTGTCCTGGCGGTGCTCCACTGCCGCGACCGCGGGGTCCTGCACAGGGACATTAAGCTCCAGAACATCCTTCTGAACACAGAGACGCTGGAGGTGAAGCTGATCGACTTCGGATGCGGCGACCTGTTGAAGGATACTCCGTACTACACGTATTCAG gcacgtGGGTATACTCACCACCCGAGTGGATAACCAAGAAGAAGTACTATGGCTGCCCTGCGACAGTCTGGAGTCTGGGCGtactgctgtttttcttggtttGTGGACGCCTGCCATTTCGGTCTAAGAAGGAGATCACCAAAGGACAGCTAGTGTACAAACCTGGTGTGTCTCATG CCTGCTGCCATCTGACCGAACAATGCCTCAAGAAGAAGCCCAGCAAGCGCCTCACCCTCGGGCAGATCCTCCTGCATGGGTGGTTCCATGAGTAA